DNA from Halobaculum sp. XH14:
TGATGTGGAAGACTCCACTTTAGAGGTGATCTCAAGGTTGAAGAAGCAGATCTGGTTTCTGGGAGTCGTGGTTTCACTGGTTTCTCCTGTCGTCGGGGTTGGGTACAGGAAGGCAGTGAACCGTACGTTGAATCCAGGCAGCGTAGAGCAGGTCCGAGTCTTGTATGAGGCGATGGGTTGGCACGTCGCCGGGTTTCTCGCCCTGCCCTTACTCGGTTTGCTGGCTTACGGATGGAAGCTGGGTGAATGGAAACGTGAGAATTACTGGCTCCTCATGATTTTGGGGATAGTCCTCAGTGTAATAGTACTACTAGGATTTCCGTTCGTATTCCTGCATCTCTGAAGCTGTAGAGCTCGTCTCGGCAGTAAGTTTTTCTGACTGTTAAACGATGTTACTGTATGCAGGCCACGGAACGCGCAGTAGAAAGATTCCGAGACCGGTTCACGAGGCTTTTCGCCTGGTTCTATCATAGCCCTGTGGAGTCAGTCGGCAGCTTCAACGGGTACAGTGATGAGGAAGATGTGTACTGGTGTTCCAGTGATTCAGCGGCGTTCGGTCAGGCTACGCCGGTCGGCACGATTATCCTGAACAAGCAGCGGATGGAGGACCTGTCCGAGGAAGCTTCTGAACTTGTGTATCGGCATGAGCAGGGGCATCTCAATCGCCTCCCGGTTTTCAGAGGCTTGTTCTGGGGGATGGTGATCAACGGAGCAGTCGGGATCTACTACTTCCTACAGAGTCTCGGATACTCGCTTCTGATCCCGTTCGGTGTCCCTGTGGAGCCGGTGGCGATGCTGGCAGGAGTCTCCCTGATGCTCGTCCTGCTTATGGCGGTTGCTGCCCGTCTTGAGGAGGTGGCAGCTGATCTCCACGCACTCCAGAGTCTTGGTGAGGAAGCGTTCCTTGATGCTTACGACGAGATCTCTGACGAAGGCAGTGATTCGCTTCACGTCCGGATTGTGAACCGGATTCAGTACTCTGACCCGGAGGACGTGGTCAAGGTCCATCGTTTCCTGGTCTGGGCGAAGTCTCTCTATCCAGCATAGCTCATATAATTCTCCTCGCCGGTTTCTTTTCGTGGAGAGGTGTAACCCGGTATTTCTGCTGATGATATCGATGAGGAGTTGAGGAAGATCGAGGAAAGAGAGAAGCAACGGCTGGAAGACCAGATCGAAGAGATAGAGGATATTCTTGAGAATCGGAAGAAGATCCACAAGGAAGCTAAGTCGGAGCTCAATGAGGAGATCCGGCGTCAGAAGAACAGGTTGAGTAGAGCGGAGTCTTCCAGCAGTTTGGAGGAGCGGCCTATCCGTGATGACCTCCGGGACCTGTATCAGGAGCGCCGGCAGGAGTCCTTAGCAAAGTGGCGTGACCGAGAGTCCTGGTTAGAACGGAAGCTAGATCTGGAGGATGAGTTAGCTTCGATAGGCGGGTTGGATGACCTCGACTTGTGAGGCTCCGGTTTCTGGATTACTGGTTTAAGATTTGGCGTCGAAACGCTTACTAGGCTGACGTACGTGCGCCTTTCCGCCTATGCTTGGCACCAAAGGTGTGGCCTCGGCACTCATAGGGCTCGTCATCGCAGGGAGCCACCCCGGCTCGGAGCGGTCGCCTCGTCATCGGCCACCGCCACCTACGGCGACCCGACCAAAAACGGTTCTCGTCGCCGTCGCCAATCGAAACCGTCAGGTGACCCCCCGCACCTTCCCGAACGTGGATCACGCAGTCGCCGCCCGGCGCGTCGTCGAGCAGGGGCCGGCAGCGCCCATCTTCGCCGACGTGGACCGGGACCTCCGCGCGGCCGACACGACGCTCCGACTCGAACTCGCGGAGGAGACGGTCGCCGCGCTGTACGACGGCCTGTTCGACCCCGCCGCCCACACCGACGTGACCGTCTGGGTCGGCGGGTCGCTCCTCGACGCCGCCGACGCCGTCCCGGACTCGTACTTCACGGAGTTCGCCGCCGACGAGGGCCGGTACGACGCCTACGAGGTCGTCGACGAGGACGCGACGCTCGCGTTCGTCTTCGGCCGCCATCACGAGGAGACCATCGAGGTCGAGACCGGGTACGACCGGCTTACCGTGGGGTTTCCCACCCCCGGCGCGTTCCACGACGCCGGGGCGACCCCCGAAACGAACGTCAGTCGAAGCAACTGACCGCGCCGGCCGTGGCTCGCCGTGAACTCGATTCTCCGGACCGCTTCCGAACAGCCGGTCGAAAAGGCGCGTCTCAGGCGAGGTAGGCCGGGCGGTCGCCGCCGTCGTCGGACGCGTCCTCGTCGGCAGTGATGGCGATCTCGCGGACCGGCTTCAGGTAGGTGACCCTGACCACTCCCGGCCGGTTCAGCGGTTCGATCGTGACGTCGTGCGCGTCGGTGGGAACGTCGAGGAGGTCGCCGTTCGAACGAACCTCGGAGACGATACGGTAGTTTCGATCACTCATAGATTGGCGCGAAGCCCCGTGGTACGAGAGGGCTACTCATGGTACGGCCGAATTACCGCACGCATCTGTAAGAAGGTTCGGGTCCGTCACGGTTCCCGTCGACCCGCTGAAAAATCGCCCCCCGAGGGCGGCGACGGCTCCCGGCCGCGATCAGTGGAAGCCGATCTCCCGCCGGTCCGTCCCGTCCTTCGGGATGGTGACGGTGCAGACGCCGTTCTCGTGGGTCGCGCTCGCGTCGTCGACGTTCCCGGTGGTGGGAAGCTGGATGAGATGTTCGAGCCGGTGGGGGCGCTCGGCGCGCACGCTCCGGTACTCCTCGCCGGTCTCCTCCTCGGCTCGCTCGGCGACGATCACGAGCGTGCTATCGTCGGCCTGGATGGTGATCTCCTCCTCCTCGTACCCGGGGACGTCCACGATGATGATCACCTCGTCCGGCGTCTCCATGACGTCGACGAGCGGCTGTGCCGCGGGCTCGGCCGGTGCTCGCTCGGGCCCCGTGGTCGCCTGGGGGCCGGTGACCGGCGGCCGTGCGGGAGCCGGGCCAGCCGGTGGGCCCCCGCCGACCGCCGCGGGGTTCCCCGCCTCCGCAACGTCCATCCGGGTCGGCCCCGGCGGTCCCGCTCCCGGCGGTAGCTGTGCCGGGGGCTGTGGGGGTCCGGACGCTGCGAGCGGCGGCGGTCCCTGCGGCTGCTGTGGCTGCGGCACGGGCTGGGCCTGCTGTGGACGCTGAGGCTTGCCGCCCGAGGTCGGCCCCGCCGGACCGACCGGCTGACCGGGCGTCCCGGACTGCCCCGGGACCCCTCCGGACGGGACGGTCCCCATCGGTTGCGAGTACGGGTCGTAGTACCCGTACTGGACGTACTGGCTCATCGGCCAGTCGTCACTGGATTCCCTGCTGGGAAAACCCGGCCGACGGCTGCTGTTGCATTTCGCCACCCGGCGCGCCCGTCGGCTGCTGGATGGATTCGGCCCCGTACTGCCGGACTGGCTGTCCCAGTGGTTGCTGGGTCGACGGCTGCTCCTGCTGGACCGACTTGTCCTGCTGGGGTCCCTGTGGCTGCTGGCTCGTCGGCTGGACCGGAAGGCTCGCGCCCCCCATCGGTGACTGCCCGAGTTGCTGTGACGCCATCGACTCGGGGGATCGCTGGCCCTGCTGGGACATCCCCTGCTGGGGGACCTGCTGGCTCGCTCCCTGCTGTGGTGTCTGCTGCGGGATCTGCTGCCCTTGCGGAATCTGCTGGCCCTGCGGGATCTGTTGACTCTGCGGGACCTGCCCACCCGTCTGTTGTGGTACCTGCTGGCCGAACGGCTGTGGGAGCTGCTGTGGCTGCTGGCCCATCCGCTGTTGGGAACCCTGGGTGAGCTGGCTTCCCTGCGGCTGCTGAATTCCCTCCCTCGCGATCGGCTGTTGCTGAGTCTGGTGCCCCTGGTGGGGCTGGGTCTCGAACGACTGCTGTGAGGGCTGGACCTGTGCGGGCTGTTGAAGCTGCCGTGGTTGCTGGGCTCCCTGACCCTGCTGTGGCTGCTGCAGGTGCTGGCTTCCCTGGGGTTGCTGGAACTGTTGTCCCTGCTGGGGTTGCTGGAACTGTTGTCCCTGCTGGGGTTGCTGGAACTGTTGTCCCGGAAGGCTCTGCTGTGGTGGCCGTTGCATCGGCTGCTGCTGGACTCCCTGCGGCGGCTGGTACCCCTGCGACTGGTGGCTCGGTTGCTGTTGTTCCTGATACTGTGGCTGCTGGTGACGTCCCTGCTGTGTCTGGTGAAGCTGTGTCCCCTCGGCCGACTGCTCCGGTCGTTGTGACTGTTGTGTCATGGGTTCGTCCCTCGCCTGCCGCCGCGAGCGGGACGGTCAGGCGATACGCAGATGGATGCAGGAAGGGCATAAACGCGCCAGACAGTTCACGAGAGTTCAGGTCAGTCGGCGGATCGTACTCCGGACGGGCCGTTCCACAGGGCGCGGTTGTGGCGACGTAAGCAGCGACGCCGTCTCGGGTTCTCCCCGGGTCGGTCCTCGTCCGGCCGACGAGCACCCCCGGGAGGTGCGGGCTCACGCCGGACCGTCGCCATCTCCACGAAAGCCGACCGTACCCTGTGGAACGACGTGGAAAGCCCGACTTACGACCCGATCCGCTCGCGGGTCGCCGCGACCAGCAGCGGCAGGAACACCGTCGCGTCGCCGTAGACCGAGGCGTTCCGGGCGTCCGTCTCCAGTTTTCCCCACGAGCGCGCCTCCTCCAGCGTCGCGCCCGAGAGCCCCCCGGTCGCCTCGGGGTCCATCGTGATCTGGACGGCGTAGTCGTACGCGCGCGGCGTGACGAGCATCGTCTGGAGCGTGAAGTTCTTCGGGACGCCGCCGCCGACGAGCAGACAGCCCGCCTCGTCGGCCTCGAACGCGAGGTCGGTGAGCGGCGTCATGTCCGCGAGCGCGTCGAGCGTCAGGTTCGAGGTCTGTGCGTACATCCACGCTTGCAGCCCGAGCACCGAGTCCTGGACCGCCGGGCAGTAGATCGGCACGTCGTGTTCGTGGGCCGCGGCCGCGACGCCCGGGCCCTCCTCGATATCTTCACGCTCGTTGACCGCGGCGTTCGCACGACCGAGTTCCGCACAGAGGTCGGCGATGCTGACCGCGCCGTCGCGCTCGGCCAGCGGCTCGAACACCTCCGCGCGGAGGTGGGACTCGAACTCGGCGAAGTGCTCCTGCGGGAGGTAGACGTTGTAGATGCGGTCGACCTCCTCGTCCCGGAGCTGCTCGTCGTGCTCGCGGAGCGACATGCCCTCCTGGTGGGTCTCGCCGTGGTGGTGCTTGCCGCCGATGGCCTCGATGGCGTCGTGGGTGAGGTTCGCGCCGGTCGTCACCAGCGCGTCGACGTGCCCGTCGCGGATGAGGTCCGCGACGACGCGGCGCATCCCGGTCGGCACCATCGCGCCCGCCAGCGAGAGGAACACCGTGCAGTCGTCGCTGCCCAGCATCTCGGCCAGCACGTCGGCGGCCTCGTGGACGGACTCGGCGCCGATGCCGGCGTGGCCGTACTGCTCGACGAGTTCGGCGACCGTCATGCCACCGTGGACCTCGGCGTGCCCGAGCGGGTCGTGCGAGAACGCCTCGCGGCGGGAACCGTGGCCCGCGTGGCCGTCGTGACCATCCCGCCCGTCGTGGTCGGCGTGGCCGTCGGCGCCACCCCCCTCGAGATCCTCGTCGTGGTCGGTCATGTCCCGACGTGTGACGCGCGGGGGTTAGAATGGCGTGGTTCGGAACCGGTCGAGTTCGGGCGGGTCACAGTCGCTCCGGACCCGTCCGGACGGGGGCTCGCTACAACCCGGTCGGGTGGTCGACGTACGTCGTCTCCAGCCCCCACTCCTCGGCGAGCGCCCGGAGGCTTCGAACGCCGAACGTCTCGGTCGCGTAGTGGCCCGCCAGGAACACGGTGAGTCCCGCCTCGCGCGCCTCGTGATACACCTTCCCCTTCCCCTCGCCGGTGACGAGCGCGTCCGCGCCGACCTCGACCGCCTCGCCCAGCCAGTCCGTTCCGCTGCCGGTGAGGACGGCGACGTCCTCGACGCGGTTGGGGCCGAACTCGAGCACCTGCACGCCCTCCCCCGCGTGGTCCAGACTCTCGTCGAGCGTCGCGGCGACGTCGTCAGCCGTTCTCGGCTCGGGCAACGTGCCGCGCTGACCGACGTACTCGGGACCGAGTTCGCCGAACGGCTCCCGGTCCGCCAGGTCGAGCAGGTCCGCCACGCCCGCGGCGTTGCCGAGGTCCTGGTGGCCGTCGAGCGGGAGGTGCGAGACGTACAGCGCGACGTCCTCGCGGACCAGCGGCGCGATCCGATCGTAGGCGCGCCCAGTCACCCGATCCAGCCCGCCCCAGACGACGCCGTGGTGGGTCACGAGCGCGTCCGCGCCGGCCTCGATTGCGGCCTCGGCGGTCGCCACCGAGGCGTCGACGGCGAACGCGACGTGGTCGATCTCCCCGTCCGCGGACCCGACCTGGAGCCCGTTCGGGCTGGCGTCGAGGTCGGCGTACGCGTCGGTGTCCAGTTCCGCGTCGAGTCGGGCGAGGAACTCCGAGCGGTCCATGTCGGCCGCTGGAGCGCCGGGGGCAAGTAGTCTGTGCGTCGGGGCGGCCGCGGCGGCCGCCCGAGACGACCCCTCGAACGCCGCGGGTTCCGACGAGACCGAAGTTGTCTTGGTCCCGGTCGAAGACCCCCAACGCATGAGCACCGACGACGCCGGCGCGGCATCCGGCCCCGCGGGCGAGACGGAGCCGGACCACGAAAACGCCCTCCAGGACGTCATCGCGGTCGATCCGGACGACGAGCCGGAAGGGCTGGTGAACCGACTCGACGCCCACACCGGCGACGGCATCCGCCACCGGGCGTTCACCTGCCTCGTGTTCGACGGCGACGGGCGGCTCCTGCTCGGCCAGCGCGCGCCGGGCAAGCGCCTCTGGGCGACCTACTGGGACGGCACGGTCGCCTCCCACCCCGTCGAGGGCCAGACCCAGGAGGAGGCGACCCGCCAGCGCCTCGCGGAGGAGCTCGGCGTCACGCCGGACCAGTACGACGACCTGCGGGTGACGGACAAGTTCGAGTACAAGCGCTACTTCGAGAACGCCGGGCTGGAGTGGGAGGTCTGCTCGGTGCTGAAGGTGACCCTGGAGGACGACGCGCTCGACCCCGACGAGGAGGAGATCGCCGGCCTGCTCTGGGCCGACTACGAGCACCTCCACGACCACCCCGAGTGGTACCGTCAGCTACGCCTCTGCCCGTGGTTCGAGATCGCCATGCGCCGTGACTTCGAGTAGCGACGCCGGCCCCGAATCGAGGCTCCTTCTCCCCGATCCCGTCCGCGAGACGCTCCACGAGCGCGCCGCCGCCGGCGCGCCCGAGGAGGTCTGTGGCGTCCTCGTCGGCGAGCGCGCACCGTCCGATGCTCGGCGCGAGCGGGCCGACCGCGTCGCCGCGGCCGTCGCCGTCCCGAACGTCGCCGACGAGCCCGAATCGCGGTACGAACTCGACCCGGCCGAAACCCTCGGAGTCATCGAGGACGCGGAGTCGGCCGGCGACGACATCGTCGGCTTCTATCACAGCCACCCGCGCGGGCCGGCCGAGCCGTCCGCCATCGACCGCGAGCGAGCGACGTGGCCCGGCCACGTCTACTGCATCCTCACGCGGGACGGCCTGGCCGCCTACCGCTGGACCGGCGACGAATTCCGACGGCTCCGGGTCGAGTCGTCGTAGCGTCACCCGGTCCACCCGTCGCCGCGACGACGGGTCGAAACGCCGTAGTCCCCCCGGCCCCGACCGGGTGACATGAGCGACGACGCCGACGCAGTCGAGGACGGCAGCGCTGGCGACCCCGCAGGAGCCGGGTCGCAGACGACCGAGCCGGTGCTGTACGACGACCTCTCGGGACAGGTGGCGCTCGTGACGGGCGCGAACCGCGGCATCGGCCGCGAGATCGCCACGAACCTCCGCGACCTGGGCGCGACGGTGTACGCAGGCGTGCGGAGCGTCACCTACGACCTGCCGGACGGCGTCCGCCGCGCGACGCTGGACGTGAGCCAGGAGGGCGACGTGCAGGACGCGCTGAACACCGTCGGCGAGGAGGCGGGGCGGCTGGACGTCCTCGTCAACAACGCCGCAGTTGGGGGGTCCGGGGAGCCGCTTCACGAGACGCGGACGGCCGACCTCGACCACGCCATCTCGGTGAACCTCCGCGGGCCGACGCTGCTGTGCAAGTACGCGCTGCCGCCGCTGTTGAGACAGGAAACGCCGCGCATCGTGAACGTCTCCTCGGGCATGGGCGCGCTCGACGAGCCACAGTCGGGCGGGTCGCCGGACTATCGCATCACGAAGACCGGGTTGAACGGGTTGACGCGCTATCTCGACGGCGAGTACGGGGATCAGGGCCTGATCGCCAACTCGGTCTGTCCGGGCTGGGTCCGGACGGAGATGGGCGGCGAGGAGGCCGACCGGAGCCCGGCGGAGGGCGCGGCGACGCCGACGTGGCTGGCCCGGTTTCGGGACGGGCCGGGCGGGCTGTTCTGGCGCGACAGGTCCGTCATCGAGTGGTAGGGGGAGGAGTCGAGTGCTGGCTCGGTGTTCGAGGGACCGTGGTGACGACCACGTACGGCCGCGCGACCGTCTGCTTGCGCATCGATCCGGTCGAAGCGGTGACCGATCAACCGGACGCGTCGAGCGCCGCGACGGCTTCCGGGGCGATCGAAGCCGCATGGGGGGAAACTGCTTCGACGCTGCGGCTCCGCCTCCGACCCCACCGCATTCCGGAGACACCGCCCCACAGCCCGGACAGTTAACACGGTTCCCGCAGTGGGACCGGCAATGAGCACGTGGCGTC
Protein-coding regions in this window:
- a CDS encoding NUDIX hydrolase: MSTDDAGAASGPAGETEPDHENALQDVIAVDPDDEPEGLVNRLDAHTGDGIRHRAFTCLVFDGDGRLLLGQRAPGKRLWATYWDGTVASHPVEGQTQEEATRQRLAEELGVTPDQYDDLRVTDKFEYKRYFENAGLEWEVCSVLKVTLEDDALDPDEEEIAGLLWADYEHLHDHPEWYRQLRLCPWFEIAMRRDFE
- a CDS encoding deoxyhypusine synthase, translating into MTDHDEDLEGGGADGHADHDGRDGHDGHAGHGSRREAFSHDPLGHAEVHGGMTVAELVEQYGHAGIGAESVHEAADVLAEMLGSDDCTVFLSLAGAMVPTGMRRVVADLIRDGHVDALVTTGANLTHDAIEAIGGKHHHGETHQEGMSLREHDEQLRDEEVDRIYNVYLPQEHFAEFESHLRAEVFEPLAERDGAVSIADLCAELGRANAAVNEREDIEEGPGVAAAAHEHDVPIYCPAVQDSVLGLQAWMYAQTSNLTLDALADMTPLTDLAFEADEAGCLLVGGGVPKNFTLQTMLVTPRAYDYAVQITMDPEATGGLSGATLEEARSWGKLETDARNASVYGDATVFLPLLVAATRERIGS
- a CDS encoding SDR family NAD(P)-dependent oxidoreductase, which produces MSDDADAVEDGSAGDPAGAGSQTTEPVLYDDLSGQVALVTGANRGIGREIATNLRDLGATVYAGVRSVTYDLPDGVRRATLDVSQEGDVQDALNTVGEEAGRLDVLVNNAAVGGSGEPLHETRTADLDHAISVNLRGPTLLCKYALPPLLRQETPRIVNVSSGMGALDEPQSGGSPDYRITKTGLNGLTRYLDGEYGDQGLIANSVCPGWVRTEMGGEEADRSPAEGAATPTWLARFRDGPGGLFWRDRSVIEW
- a CDS encoding desampylase, whose amino-acid sequence is MTSSSDAGPESRLLLPDPVRETLHERAAAGAPEEVCGVLVGERAPSDARRERADRVAAAVAVPNVADEPESRYELDPAETLGVIEDAESAGDDIVGFYHSHPRGPAEPSAIDRERATWPGHVYCILTRDGLAAYRWTGDEFRRLRVESS
- a CDS encoding Nif3-like dinuclear metal center hexameric protein, which produces MDRSEFLARLDAELDTDAYADLDASPNGLQVGSADGEIDHVAFAVDASVATAEAAIEAGADALVTHHGVVWGGLDRVTGRAYDRIAPLVREDVALYVSHLPLDGHQDLGNAAGVADLLDLADREPFGELGPEYVGQRGTLPEPRTADDVAATLDESLDHAGEGVQVLEFGPNRVEDVAVLTGSGTDWLGEAVEVGADALVTGEGKGKVYHEAREAGLTVFLAGHYATETFGVRSLRALAEEWGLETTYVDHPTGL
- a CDS encoding Hsp20/alpha crystallin family protein; amino-acid sequence: MSQYVQYGYYDPYSQPMGTVPSGGVPGQSGTPGQPVGPAGPTSGGKPQRPQQAQPVPQPQQPQGPPPLAASGPPQPPAQLPPGAGPPGPTRMDVAEAGNPAAVGGGPPAGPAPARPPVTGPQATTGPERAPAEPAAQPLVDVMETPDEVIIIVDVPGYEEEEITIQADDSTLVIVAERAEEETGEEYRSVRAERPHRLEHLIQLPTTGNVDDASATHENGVCTVTIPKDGTDRREIGFH